The following proteins are co-located in the Camelina sativa cultivar DH55 chromosome 12, Cs, whole genome shotgun sequence genome:
- the LOC109127968 gene encoding uncharacterized protein LOC109127968, which produces MATFAWSVDEMPGISPEVISHELNVDPTFRPVKQKRRKLGPERAEIVNKEVERLLKAGQIREVKYPEWLANTVVVKKKNGKSRVYVDFTDLNKACPKDSFPLPHIDRLVESTSGQELISFMDAFSGYNQILMNPDDQEKTRLVNRMFEHQLGKTMEVYIDDMLVKSMEASSHLADLKVCFDILNQFGMKLNPTKCTFAVPSGEFLGYIVTERGIEANPRQINAFLSMSSPRTLREVQHLNGRIAALNRFISQSTDKCLPFYQLLRKGGKNFLWDVKCEEAFAQLKAYLSESPVLAKPEFGEPLFLYVAVSDSAVSGVLVREERGEQRPIFYIIKSFTGAESRYPMMEKLALAVVTLARKLQPYFQSHTIIILTTQPLRTVLHSPSQSGRLGKLSVELSEYDIEFRTRTCAKAQVLADFLIELPLASSVSNNVEVPWTLYVDGVSSKSGAGIGVRLASLTGEVIEQSFRLAFGASNNEAEYESFLAGLRLAVGIGVRKLRAFCDSQLVTNQFLGEYETKDGRMEAYLSTARELVTKFEDFEITKIPRSENSAADALASLASTSDPATTRIIPVEVIQYPSIRLENSNVVTRAMKKQLAAEEAAGKTSADSLPPKDPAPVMPTPMDVHPPLAELDASQIPEPASSPVANQAVIPHATLGGTNSNSWGADDWRSPIWAYLEKGELPADKWAARKLKVVSARYCVHNGILLHQSVAGPYLTCVAGSEPAMLMRAVHDGPNGNHSGGRTLAFKIKRQGYFWPTMVTDCERYSRACEKCQKHAPSIHQPAQLLSSVSAPYPFMRWSMDIIGPLHRGPGGVQYVLALTDYFSKWVEAAAYAKVTSDEVEQFVLKSIIYRYGVPCEIVTDNGPQFISSKFEXGILLHQSVAGPYLTCVAGSEPAMLMRAVHDGPNGNHSGGRTLAFKIKRQGYFWPTMVTDCERYSRACEKCQKHAPSIHQPAELLSSVSAPYPFMRWSMDIIGPLHRGPGGVQYVLALTDYFSKWVEAAAYAKVTSDEVEQFVLKSIIYRYGVPCEIITDNGPQFISSKFEEFCAKWKIRLNKSTPRYPQGNGQAEAMNKVILANLKKRLDARKGRWPDEL; this is translated from the exons ATGGCCACCTTCGCGTGGTCCGTAGACGAGATGCCCGGCATCAGTCCGGAAGTTATCTCCCACGAGCTGAATGTGGACCCTACGTTCCGACCTGtaaagcagaagcgaaggaagctgggtcctgagcgagctgaaatcGTTAATAAAGAGGTTGAACGTTTACTGAAGGCAGGACAGATACGCGAAGTAAAGTACCCTGAGTGGCTCGCAAACACAGTggtagtcaaaaagaagaatggaaagtcACGAGTCTACGTTGATTTTACCGACCTGAATAAGGCGTGCCCCAAAGACAGCTTTCCACTACCGCATATCGACCGGCTAGTTGAGTCCACTTCGGGTCAAGAGCTGATTTCTTTCATGGATGCTTTCTCTGgctacaaccaaatccttatgAACCCGGACGACCaggagaagact AGACTGGTGAATCGAATGTTCGAGCATCAACTCGGAAagaccatggaagtctacatcgatGACATGCTGGTAAAATCAATGGAAGCTAGCTCGCATCTCGCTGATCTGAAAGTCTGCTTCGACATCCTGAATCAGTTCGGGATGAAGCTTAACCCCACTAAATGCACATTTGCAGTCCCATCAGGGGAATTTCTGGGGTACATCGTCAcagaaagaggaattgaagcGAACCCAAGGCAGATTAATGCTTTCCTGTCTATGAGTTCTCCTAGGACCTTGCGCGAGGTGCAACATCTTAACGGACGGATCGCAGCTCTCAACCGCTTCATTTCTCAATCTACGGACAAATGCCTCCCTTTCTACCAGCTGTTACGGAAAGGGGGAAAAAACTTCTTATGGGATGTGAAATGCGAGGAGGCGTTCGCTCAGCTTAAAGCCTATCTATCTGAATCACCGGTCTTGGCTAAGCCTGAGTTCGGTGAGCCGCTCTTTCTTTACGTCGCCGTATCGGACAGTGCGGTCAGCGGAGTCTTGGTTCGTGAGGAAAGGGGGGAGCAGCGACCAATTTTCTATATCATCAAGTCATTTACTGGGGCGGAGTCCAGGTACCCTATGATGGAAAAATTGGCCCTAGCAGTAGTCACTTTGGCAAGAAAACTGCAGCCTTACTTCCAGTCCCATACAATCATAATCCTGACGACGCAACCACTACGGACGGTATTACATAGTCCGAGCCAGTCCGGGAGGCTAGGTAAATTGTCTGTTGAGTTGAGTGAATACGACATCGAGTTCCGGACTCGAACTTGTGCAAAGGCGCAAGTGCTGGCTGATTTCTTGatcgaactcccactagcctcTTCGGTTAGCAACAATGTCGAAGTCCCATGGACGTTGTATGTCGACGGCGTTTCTTCCAAGTCGGGAGCAGGAATTGGGGTCCGCCTCGCTTCCCTTACAGGCGAAGTGATCGAGCAGTCATTTCGCTTGGCTTTCGGTGCGTCCAACAATGAAGCCGAGTACGAATCCTTCCTTGCTGGTTTACGCCTCGCAGTAGGGATTGGTGTCCGAAAACTCCGAGCTTTCTGCGATTCAcagctggtcaccaaccagtttTTGGGGGAGTACGAGACAAAGGATGGTCGTATGGAGGCTTATTTGTCCACAGCTCGGGAACTAGTCACTAAGTTCGAGGATtttgaaatcactaagatcccacGAAGTGAAAACTCCGCTGCGGACGCTTTAGCATCTTTGGCGTCCACTTCGGATCCCGCGACGACCAGGATTATCCCCGTCGAAGTTATCCAATATCCGAGCATTCGACTAGAAAACTCAAACGTCGTCACCCGGGCAATGAAAAAGCAGCTGGCCGCAGAGGAGGCAGCTGGCAAGACGTCTGCGGACTCTTTGCCACCAAAGGACCCAGCCCCCGTTATGCCTACTCCAATGGATGTTCACCCACCTCTGGCAGAGCTAGACGCGAGTCAAATTCCGGAACCGGCAAGCTCACCGGTTGCCAATCAAGCTGTTATCCCACATGCTACTTTGGGCGGCACGAATTCTAACAGCTGGGGGGCAGATGACTGGCGGAGCCCGATCTGGGCTTACTTGGAAAAAGGGGAACTCCCAGCCGACAAATGGGCAGCTAGGAAACTCAAGGTTGTCAGTGCGCGGTACTGCGTTCACAATGGAATACTTCTACACCAAAGTGTAGCTGGTCCGTATCTAACATGCGTGGCTGGTAGTGAGCCTGCGATGCTAATGCGAGCTGTTCACGATGGTCCCAATGGAAATCACTCTGGAGGTCGGACTCTggcttttaaaatcaaaaggcaAGGTTACTTCTGGCCTACCATGGTCACGGACTGCGAAAGATATTCTCGAGCTTGTGAGAAGTGTCAGAAGCACGCCCCGTCAATTCATCAACCTGCCCAGCTCCTGTCTTCGGTGTCCGCACCTTACCCATTCATGAGGTGGTCTATGGATATCATCGGTCCATTACATCGAGGACCAGGAGGAGTTCAGTACGTGCTCGCTCTTACCGACTAtttctccaagtgggtagaagcggCAGCCTATGCAAAAGTAACAAGTGACGAAGTAGAGCAGTTCGTGCTTAAAAGCATAATCTATCGGTATGGCGTCCCGTGTGAAATCGTCACGGACAATGGTCCACAGTTCATCTCCTCGAAGTTCGAAGNTGGAATACTTCTACACCAAAGTGTAGCTGGTCCGTATCTAACATGCGTGGCTGGTAGTGAGCCTGCGATGCTAATGCGAGCTGTTCACGATGGTCCCAATGGAAATCACTCCGGAGGTCGGACTCtggctttcaaaatcaaaaggcaaGGTTACTTCTGGCCTACCATGGTCACGGACTGCGAAAGATATTCTCGAGCTTGTGAGAAGTGTCAGAAGCACGCCCCGTCAATTCATCAACCTGCCGAGCTCCTGTCTTCGGTGTCCGCACCTTACCCATTCATGAGGTGGTCTATGGATATCATCGGTCCATTACATCGAGGACCAGGAGGAGTTCAGTACGTGCTCGCTCTTACCGACTAtttctccaagtgggtagaagcggCAGCCTATGCGAAAGTAACAAGTGACGAAGTGGAGCAGTTCGTGCTTAAGAGCATAATCTATCGGTATGGCGTCCCGTGTGAAATCATCACGGACAATGGTCCACAGTTCATCTCCTCGAAGTTCGAAGAGTTCTGCGCGAAGTGGAAAATTCGACTCAATAAGTCAACTCCTCGTTACCCACAAGGTAATGGGCAAGCCGAGGCGATGAATAAGGTCATACTTGCCAACTTGAAGAAACGGCTCGATGCTCGCAAGGGGCGCTGGCCGGACGAACTTTAG